One window of Hypomesus transpacificus isolate Combined female unplaced genomic scaffold, fHypTra1 scaffold_392, whole genome shotgun sequence genomic DNA carries:
- the LOC124464711 gene encoding cytosolic carboxypeptidase 4-like, whose translation MVLTARVHPGESNASWVMKGTLEYLCSADPVAESLRQAFVFKIIPMLNPDGVINGTHRCALNGEDLNRQWLKPDSLLSPTIYHTKGLLYYLNSIGRTPLVFCDYHGHSRKKNVFLYGCSIKETLWQSGATVNTASLKEDPGYRTIPKTLDRIAPAFSFNSCNYHIEKSRRATARVVVWREIGVLRSYTMESTYNGCDQGIYKGLQTGTRELQEMGLKFCQSLLSLRRNTSSRLLSSDHAAILDLDHSSLDHKSHNCFEDDEPACAEEIEYLGESCPAPSAAELDAEVNGNTSSAEEEEEEEGGEETPRRGQRRSAVRARLFPHLIGSSSLEALSINNKQYLS comes from the exons ATGGTGCTGACGGCACGTGTTCACCCAGGTGAGAGCAATGCCAGCTGGGTAATGAAGGGCACCCTGGAGTACTTGTGCTCAGCTGACCCGGTGGCAGAGAGCTTGAGGCAGGCCTTCGTCTTCAAGATCATCCCCATGCTCAACCCGGACGGGGTCATCAACGGGAC tcaccgGTGTGCTCTGAATGGAGAGGACCTGAACAGACAGTGGCTGAAGCCAGATTCTCTCCTCAGCCCCACCATCTACCACACCAAAGGCCTCCTGTACTACCTCAACAGCATAGGAAGAACCCccttg gTGTTCTGTGACTACCACGGTCACTCCAGGAAGAAGAATGTGTTTCTGTACGGCTGCAGTATCAAGGAGACCCTGTGGCAGTCTGGAGCCACAGTCAACACAGCGTCTCTCAAAGAAGACCCAGGATACAGG ACCATCCCTAAGACCCTGGACCGCATCGCTCCGGCTTTCTCCTTCAACAGCTGTAACTACCATATTGAAAAGTCGCGCCGCGCCACAGCGCGCGTGGTGGTGTGGAGGGAGATAGGGGTTCTACGCAGCTACACCATGGAGAGCACATACAATGGCTGTGACCAGGGCATTTACAAG ggccTGCAGACAGGCACAAGAGAGCTTCAGGAGATGGGCTTGAAGTTCTGCCAGAGCCTGCTGTCGCTCCGTAGAAACACCTCGTCCAGACTGCTCTCCTCCGACCACGCCGCTATCCTGGACCTGGACCACAGCTCCCTCGACCACAAGTCACacaa ctgtTTTGAGGATGACGAGCCGGCGTGTGCAGAGGAGATTGAGTACCTGGGGGAAAGCTGCCCCGCTCCTAGCGCGGCCGAGCTGGACGCGGAGGTGAACGGCAACACCTCCAGcgctgaggaggaagaggaggaggaggggggggaggaaacacCTCGCAGAGGACAGCGGCGTTCTGCCGTTAGGGCCCGCC